AAGTCAACAGATAATAAAACGGAAGTAATACAAAAAACAGGTAGCTGGTATTCAGCATAATAATCGGGAATTTCATACTCAGCTTCCACGCCAGTTTACCCGCCGGACCATACTGGTAATAAACATCGGTTTCGGCAAAACCGGCCCGTTTCATTTTTTGTGTGATTTCATCTATTCCGTATCCGTCACGAACATGTTCATCAATAAAAGAATGTTCTTCGCCTTCTTCATGATCATGATGATGCACATCAGAGCCTCCCTGATCAGAAGGAGTGGAAATAAGCAACATCCCTCCTTTTTTTAACGAACGATAAAAATTTTGCAATACTTTTTCATCTTCTTCAATATGCTCCATTACATCCACGCACAAAACCAGGTCGTATTGTTCTTCTTCAGCAAAGCGTGTTAAATCGGCCACAGCAAAAGTGGCATTGTCCAGTCCGATACGGTGAAAAAAAGCATTACAATCGGCGATTTGTTCTGATTTAACGTCAATGCCTTTTATTTTCCAGTTTTTATGACGCGAGGCCATGTAATAATCATACTGACCAAACCCCGAACCGGCATCCAAAACGGAAAGGGCTCCTTTTTTCTCTTTTTCAAGCTTTTTAAGCTCTTTACGGATATGCCACGAACGGAGCAACAAAAGGTCAAGCAGGCGGTAAAACAGTTTACGAAAAGCAGGTGTCCGGTTGAAGAAAACGCCTAATTTGCGTTTAATAGGATCGTATTGCATGAGCTTTCAGATTAAATCGGATTATTTTTCGTCTTCTTCGTCGTTTAATAATTCATCAATTCGTTCAATATAGTCCAGTGAGTCATCTTCGAAGAACTGCAAATCAGGGACTACCCGCAACTGAAAACGAATTCTTTCTCCCAGTTTTTTCCGTATTTCTTTTTTGTGCCTATCAATGTCTTTCATCAAAGCCGCTTTATCTTTCACGGCAAAAAGGCTCAGATAAATACGGGCAAGACTCAAATCAGGCGTTACATATACTTTAGTCACCGTAACCATCGCGGTTTTGGTAACATGTCCCAGCTCACGCTGAAAAATTTCACCTAAATCGCGTTGTAACAGCTTTTGAATTCGTTGTTGTCTTTTTGTTTCCATACGGCAAAAATAACACCTTTTACGGGAACGGATAAAATTTGCCTGGAATTATACAAACAGGCGCAACAAAAGGTCATAAAATTTTACCGGGCATTCCGGATTTTCTGCTCAATGGCCGTCGTAGAATAGCCCGGAAGGTAATCAATGGTCTCCACCTTTCCGCCACGGCTGGTCACCACGTCGTAACCCACAATTTCTTCCGGCTGATAATCACTTCCTTTCACCAACACATCCGGAAGAACGGTTTTTATCAATTCGTAAGGGGTTTCCTCATCAAAAAGCACCACCGCATCCACAAAATGCAGAGCCGCCACAATAACCGCACGTGCCTGTTCATCATTAATAGGACGTCCGGCGCCTTTATCCAAAAGCCGGACCGAGCGATCGGTGTTTACCCCAACAATCAAAACGTCGCCTTTATCTTTGGCCTTGCTGAGATAATCAATATGGCCCAGATGGAGTATATCGAAACATCCATTGGTAAAAACAATCTTTTTTTGCTGAAACCGCCAAAGATTTAACGTTCTTTGCAACTTACCGGAAGCTAAAATTTTGTTTTTAATGATGTCAAGATTTTTCATTACAGGGTTTTTTTGTTTTCGTTAACAAAATGTACAAATATCCCAGGCTACCCGCCACCACATTCAACAAGGTTTGACCGGCATGGGTAATGGTAGCAAATGAGATGGCTATATCCGGAGAGATATGGTAAAGTTCAACCAAAATAGACTTGACGATAAAGTGATACGCCCCGATTCCTCCGGGGACCGGAGCCACTATCCCCAGGCTGCCAATGGCCAGTAATGTCAATCCGTCCACAAAATTCAACCGGGATGTTTCCGGAAACATCATCACCGGAACGTAAACCATCAAAGCATAAAAAAACCAGATAAGAAAGGTGTATATCAGAAACAACCATTTGTGTTTCATGGTTTTTACTGTTTTTACCCCATCATAAACCCCACGAAAAAAACGCCGCATTTTCAAATAAAACGGATGATGTTCAAACCAATGCTTATTTTTTTTCAACAGCAGAAAAGCACCCACCAGAATAAAAAGCAAAACCGAAACAAACAGGGTGATATCCAAAATATTCACAAAAATCTTTTTGGCAAAAGGCCCCAAAATTTCATGCAGGAAATCACGCAGCAGCCGCACCTGAAAAACAATTACGCCCAGGATGAGCAAAGCCAGCGTCAACAAATCGATCATCCGCTCAAGGATAACCGTACCAAACAAGGCATTAAAAGGAATGTTTTCTTTTTTAGACAAAACCCCGCAACGGACCAGTTCGCCCATACGGGGCACCGCTGTATTGGCCAGATAACCAATCATTACCGATGAAAAGGTAGTGGAAAGCCTGGTTTTGTAATTCAATCCGCCAATGAGCATATTCCAACGTGCCGCCCGGAAAACATGCGAAATAAGAACCAACAGCAGCGAGAAAAAAAGCCAGGCATAATCTGCTTTTTTGATCTCTCCCCACACTTCCTGCATGTCAAGTTTACGAAAGCTTAACCACAGCAACACCAAACCAAAGGCCAGGAAAAAAAAATATTTCAGAACAGATGATACCCGCTTTCGTTGCACTGTTTCAGGGTTATTTTAGCCGGTTATTGCTATCCGGGAAAATGATATGCGGTTTGAAATTTTTGGCTTCTTCAAAATCCATGGCAGCATAGGATACGATGATGATCACGTCGCCCACTGCCACTTTCCGGGCAGCGGCTCCGTTCAGGCAAATTACTCCCGAATCGCGGTCTCCTCTCAACACATAAGTATCAAAACGACTGCCGTTGGTAATATCATAAATGCTCACCTTTTCGTTTTCGATAAGGTTTGCTGCGTCCATCAAATTTTCATCAATGGTAATGCTGCCGATATATTCCAGGTTGGCTTCGGTAACCGTAGCCCGATGAATTTTCGATTTTAGGACTTCGATGGTCATTTTCATGAGAAAAATTTAGTCGTAATTTTTTGCAAAAGTATTAAATTATTCGAATGTTGTCGATAAGACGCACCTTTCCGAGCCATACCGCCACACAAGCCACCGTGCCTACTTTGTTATTCCAGGCATGGATCGGCTGGAGCGTTTTATCGTCCACAATATCAAAATATTCCAGTTTAAAATGCTCATTTCCTTCAAACCGGTTGATAATCATTTGCCGCAACGGATTAGCACAAATATGCTGCCGGCGCAACTTGGCTTCTTGCAACGTCCGGTAAATAAACGGCGCTTCTTTCCGTTGTTCAGGCGTTAGCAAGCGGTTTCGTGAACTCATGGCCAAACCATCCGGTTCGCGTACAATGGGACAGGGAACAATCTCTACCGGAATGTTTTCCATCTCCACCAGTTTTTTTATGATGGCCAGTTGTTGAAAATCTTTTTCTCCAAAATAGGCCCGGTGCGGCTGAACAATATCAAAGAGTTTTTTTACCACAATCGCCACTCCGTTAAAATGTCCCGGACGAAACTTTCCTTCCATCACTTTGTCCAGCTCACCAAAATCATACTGTTTGGTCACTTTTTCAGGATACATCTCTTCTGCATCCGGGGCAAAAAGCACATCACATTGTACCTGTTCCAGTTTTTTTATGTCCTCTTCAAGCGTCCGCGGATATTTTTTCAGATCATCCGGATTGTTAAACTGAATCGGGTTAACAAAGATGCTCACGACCAGAATATCATTTTCTTTGCGGGCTCGCCGCATCAATTCAAGATGTCCTTCGTGCAATGCGCCCATCGTCGGGACAAAACCGATCGTTTTTCCTTCCGACCGCCGGGCAGCCAGATACTCATTCGTTTCTTTTATGGTGGAGAATATTTTCATTTGTCTTTTGTTTTATTCAGGATAGAAAGCAAATCGGCTTCTATACTTGTTTTGGGGGATTCAACAATCCGTCCGATTTCTTTTCCCTGATAGTCAACAATAAAAGTGGGGATACGATGAATATTCAAATCCGAAATATCCACATCACCGGCTTTTAACGTACGTTGAACCGCAATAATTTTAGGATGCCCGTGGTATCCGGCGTCATCCAGCACTTTAAAAAAGCGACCCATTTCCCGTTTGCTGTCGCCACACCAGCTTCCGAAAACAACAGTAAACTGCACACGGTTAATCTCCGGAGCCAGCTGTTTCAGGATATTGGTATCCGGATGATAATTCTTGTACTGACTGTTAAACCAGGTGCTGAACAGTCCGGTTTCTAACCCTTTCCGGTTACACAAACCGGTTAAAACTTCGCGATGCAAAGCAGGATCAACAATCACCCGGTTTATTTGCTGGGCCATCAGGACTTCTCCTCCTAAAAAAAGAAAAGCCACAAGAAAAAATATCCGTTTCATGAATTTACATTTTACTATGAATCAATCTATTTTGGTATCATCCCCTTCCTCTTTCCTTACACCATGCAAAGTTAGGATAAAACCGTATGGAGAACCAAGTAAAAGGCGAAAAAATTCTATCGGGAAAATCTTACTTCGACTTTTTCCGGAAGTTTAACTGATAACGCACACCGGCAAGTGCCCAAATGCCCGGCATTTCCACACTTCCAATGTCGCGGTACGGACGATCAAGCAAATTATTGACCTGTAAATAAAACCGAAAATGCGGAATCCGGTATTGCAGTTTCATATTGACCAAAAACACGGTAGCATAAGGAACTTTGTCATTGTCCGGATAATTATAGTAGTCTCCGTTTCGTTTCTGAACCTGAAATGTCCAGCCGGCCGTGAGCTTCCGAAGAACCTTATGCTGTACAAACAACGAAAAATGATGCCGCAGATAATCCAGTGCATAAAGCGACACATATCCGTTGGCCTCTTTATCGGCATGAAGAAATTGATAATGTATCCGAAGACTTTTCAGGAAAGCCGAAGCGGCTTTAGGCCGATATTGCAAAGAAAAACCCGTTCCAAACGTATTCATTTTCGTCAGGTTCATACTTTCCCACGGCAAATCCGGATCGGTTTTTATCCAGTCGATCAGATCAGAGGCTATCCGGTAAGAAAAATCAAGAGACAACGTTACTTGTCCGAAAAAATATTGCATTCCGGTGGAAAAGCCCCAGGCTTTTTCCGGTTTTAAATCGGAATTACTGATGTGATCAGGACCTTTATAATACAGATCGGTAAAAGTAGGCAGCCGGTTAGCCCGGTTAACGGAGAAATAAAGTTTCAGATCTTTTTCGGGGAACCACGAAAAATCCATCCCCGGGGATAACAACAATCCGTAATCCACATTGTACAAACCGTTAATTCCCACAGACAAAGAAAAAGACGCTTTCTGAACCAGCTGATTAACAAAAAGGTTTAATAAATGCCGCTCTTTTTGTCGCGTATAAAAAGCGCCGGGGTCAATAGACGAAAAAATGGTGTCGTGCATAGGTACCCCCAAAACATTGCTCACAATTCTTTGATACTGCCAGGAAGCTCCAGTAGACGTTTTTCCCAGTTGCGAATGAAAACGCACCGAAGCCTGTGCTCCGGTAACATCGGTACGATGAAAATTGGGGCCCTGATAAGGGAAAAATCCGTCCGGGGTATGGAATCCTGCACTGTCACCGTCTTTTACAAACCAGTCGCCTTCTTTCTGATACCAGCCCTCCCCTTCCCGGAAAAGTTCAAAACGATCATACAGCCGCCGCCAGTAAACACTGCCATTAAACTGCCATGGATGCTGCCATTGGGGACGGTTTTTCACCGACAGACCAGAGGTCATCACTTTTACTTTTTCATACTGATCCGGAAACAAGGCGGTATAAAAGCTGTTGGCCCCAAATGCTTTATCGGCATATCCCAGCATTAAATGATACTGACAACCTTTGGTTTCCAAGAAAGACTGGTGACTAACAGACAAACTCCGGAAATCGGTATTCACCCGATAACCATCAGACCGGTTCCAGGAGAAAGAAGTCTGCTGATCAATTTTTCCGGTTTGATAATTTGCCAATAACGCCGAAGAAAAAAGTCCGTATTGACCGGCATGCGTATCAAATGTCAGTGAATTACCCGTTGGTTGACGGGTAATGATATTCACCGCTCCGGAAAAAGCATTGGCACCAAACCACCGGGATGCCGGACCACGAACAATTTCTATTTTTTGAATATCCATCAGGTTCAGCACCTGATCCAGATTATGATGACCGGTTTGCGGATCACTCACCGGAATTCCATTAATCAGCAAAAGAGCCTGATCAAAAGAGCCACCGTCTAAATTAAGATCAGCCTGCATGCCAAAAACGCCCCGTTGGCGGACATCCACCCCCGCACTTTGTTCCAATACTTCTGCTGCAGAAACAGCCGGCAAGGCACGGATTGTCTTTTGTCCGATAACAGCAATCTGACGGGGAATCTGTCTCAGGCTGACACTATTGGCCACCGAAGAAATACGCACCTCATGCAAATTCACCGTATCGTGCTGTGCACAGGCAGGAAAAGCGGACAAAAATGCCGCCAAAAACCCAACAACAAAAAGGACAATTTTTTGTTTCACGCCCCTGTTTTTAACAGGCAGCAAAAATAAAAAAAGGAATGAAGAGCTCCTGCTTTAACACAGCAATTATTTTTGAAGCATTTCAAAACCTTTTTCTTTTGAAACATCTTCTAAAACGGCTTTTTTATCCAGCAAGTTGCTTTTTTGGAGCTTTTGGTACCATATCCGGGCTTCATCATAATTCTTTTCGGCCAGCAAAACTTTTATAATATTGGCA
The sequence above is drawn from the Candidatus Sulfidibacterium hydrothermale genome and encodes:
- a CDS encoding class I SAM-dependent methyltransferase — translated: MQYDPIKRKLGVFFNRTPAFRKLFYRLLDLLLLRSWHIRKELKKLEKEKKGALSVLDAGSGFGQYDYYMASRHKNWKIKGIDVKSEQIADCNAFFHRIGLDNATFAVADLTRFAEEEQYDLVLCVDVMEHIEEDEKVLQNFYRSLKKGGMLLISTPSDQGGSDVHHHDHEEGEEHSFIDEHVRDGYGIDEITQKMKRAGFAETDVYYQYGPAGKLAWKLSMKFPIIMLNTSYLFFVLLPFYYLLTFPFVLILNYLDVKGTHQTGTGLIAKAWKK
- the rbfA gene encoding 30S ribosome-binding factor RbfA is translated as METKRQQRIQKLLQRDLGEIFQRELGHVTKTAMVTVTKVYVTPDLSLARIYLSLFAVKDKAALMKDIDRHKKEIRKKLGERIRFQLRVVPDLQFFEDDSLDYIERIDELLNDEEDEK
- the rfaE2 gene encoding D-glycero-beta-D-manno-heptose 1-phosphate adenylyltransferase; the encoded protein is MKNLDIIKNKILASGKLQRTLNLWRFQQKKIVFTNGCFDILHLGHIDYLSKAKDKGDVLIVGVNTDRSVRLLDKGAGRPINDEQARAVIVAALHFVDAVVLFDEETPYELIKTVLPDVLVKGSDYQPEEIVGYDVVTSRGGKVETIDYLPGYSTTAIEQKIRNAR
- a CDS encoding lysylphosphatidylglycerol synthase transmembrane domain-containing protein; this encodes MQRKRVSSVLKYFFFLAFGLVLLWLSFRKLDMQEVWGEIKKADYAWLFFSLLLVLISHVFRAARWNMLIGGLNYKTRLSTTFSSVMIGYLANTAVPRMGELVRCGVLSKKENIPFNALFGTVILERMIDLLTLALLILGVIVFQVRLLRDFLHEILGPFAKKIFVNILDITLFVSVLLFILVGAFLLLKKNKHWFEHHPFYLKMRRFFRGVYDGVKTVKTMKHKWLFLIYTFLIWFFYALMVYVPVMMFPETSRLNFVDGLTLLAIGSLGIVAPVPGGIGAYHFIVKSILVELYHISPDIAISFATITHAGQTLLNVVAGSLGYLYILLTKTKKPCNEKS
- the panD gene encoding aspartate 1-decarboxylase, whose product is MKMTIEVLKSKIHRATVTEANLEYIGSITIDENLMDAANLIENEKVSIYDITNGSRFDTYVLRGDRDSGVICLNGAAARKVAVGDVIIIVSYAAMDFEEAKNFKPHIIFPDSNNRLK
- the panC gene encoding pantoate--beta-alanine ligase, with the protein product MKIFSTIKETNEYLAARRSEGKTIGFVPTMGALHEGHLELMRRARKENDILVVSIFVNPIQFNNPDDLKKYPRTLEEDIKKLEQVQCDVLFAPDAEEMYPEKVTKQYDFGELDKVMEGKFRPGHFNGVAIVVKKLFDIVQPHRAYFGEKDFQQLAIIKKLVEMENIPVEIVPCPIVREPDGLAMSSRNRLLTPEQRKEAPFIYRTLQEAKLRRQHICANPLRQMIINRFEGNEHFKLEYFDIVDDKTLQPIHAWNNKVGTVACVAVWLGKVRLIDNIRII
- a CDS encoding TlpA family protein disulfide reductase, translating into MKRIFFLVAFLFLGGEVLMAQQINRVIVDPALHREVLTGLCNRKGLETGLFSTWFNSQYKNYHPDTNILKQLAPEINRVQFTVVFGSWCGDSKREMGRFFKVLDDAGYHGHPKIIAVQRTLKAGDVDISDLNIHRIPTFIVDYQGKEIGRIVESPKTSIEADLLSILNKTKDK
- a CDS encoding TonB-dependent receptor, with the protein product MKQKIVLFVVGFLAAFLSAFPACAQHDTVNLHEVRISSVANSVSLRQIPRQIAVIGQKTIRALPAVSAAEVLEQSAGVDVRQRGVFGMQADLNLDGGSFDQALLLINGIPVSDPQTGHHNLDQVLNLMDIQKIEIVRGPASRWFGANAFSGAVNIITRQPTGNSLTFDTHAGQYGLFSSALLANYQTGKIDQQTSFSWNRSDGYRVNTDFRSLSVSHQSFLETKGCQYHLMLGYADKAFGANSFYTALFPDQYEKVKVMTSGLSVKNRPQWQHPWQFNGSVYWRRLYDRFELFREGEGWYQKEGDWFVKDGDSAGFHTPDGFFPYQGPNFHRTDVTGAQASVRFHSQLGKTSTGASWQYQRIVSNVLGVPMHDTIFSSIDPGAFYTRQKERHLLNLFVNQLVQKASFSLSVGINGLYNVDYGLLLSPGMDFSWFPEKDLKLYFSVNRANRLPTFTDLYYKGPDHISNSDLKPEKAWGFSTGMQYFFGQVTLSLDFSYRIASDLIDWIKTDPDLPWESMNLTKMNTFGTGFSLQYRPKAASAFLKSLRIHYQFLHADKEANGYVSLYALDYLRHHFSLFVQHKVLRKLTAGWTFQVQKRNGDYYNYPDNDKVPYATVFLVNMKLQYRIPHFRFYLQVNNLLDRPYRDIGSVEMPGIWALAGVRYQLNFRKKSK